TGAGCCCACCTCTCTTTCATCAAATTTACATGACCTATCGCTGTTGACATCCATAACGTGTTGCGCTGTGGGCTACGAGGTCTCCTCCACCCGTCCAATATAAATACAGGGATAGCACTTGCCAAGGCACACAACTTCTGCCCTTTTTCCACTTGAAACAGATCTCTACTGGCGTTACAGGGATCTAATATCCTCCGTCGCAATGAAAGTAAGTTGCTTATTAGGGAAGTACATTTTGATCTTTGCGTACTTACGAATGGAGATGCGCATGACGCACGAAAAATGATTACCTTCTTGTCATTTATTTTGAGCGCATATTTGTTTTACATTGTCCGCTTGTTCATACGTCATAACTCTACTTTTACATGTTTCAGGGTGTGAGGACTTTTACAGTTTATGCACTTGCTCTTTTACTTCTGGCAACGCTCGTCTCCCATTCGTGGAGCGCACCGAAGGGCAGTTTCCAGAGGAGAAATTGGTCGCCTCAGGCAATGCTGTACCTCAAGGGCACCCGTACGTCTACTACCTATATTAGCCTAATCATACTTTGCATTCCTTTGACGTACCttttaaatgtatttctgcaTGTATGTCCTCCACAGAGAATAATTGGAAATAATATGCATGTATTAGCTGTTTTTTTAAGGCACAACTATAATGATATTTCATGTAAAGAGATGAACATTGTCATTTAAATCTGAAGTCGTCCTATTATTTCCTCATTATGTACGTTTATTTATGAATGCAACTAAAATATTGTATTTCAtaactgtgtgtgactgtgtgtatgttgCTATTACAGAGGGACGGCGGTTCATCAGCGAGGACAGAAAAGAAGGAGACGTATATGACACA
Above is a genomic segment from Oncorhynchus clarkii lewisi isolate Uvic-CL-2024 chromosome 33, UVic_Ocla_1.0, whole genome shotgun sequence containing:
- the LOC139393310 gene encoding spexin prohormone 1-like, whose amino-acid sequence is MFQGVRTFTVYALALLLLATLVSHSWSAPKGSFQRRNWSPQAMLYLKGTQGRRFISEDRKEGDVYDTLHLETRSQNTERLSVNQAATVLLNFLRQAKEDREENLEQLYFQDLPAWKREYF